A window from Pseudomonas sp. MRSN 12121 encodes these proteins:
- a CDS encoding LysR family transcriptional regulator — protein MEIRHLRYFLAVAEELHFARAAERLHIETSPLSRAIKELEEELGVALFARTTRSTRLTRAGRLFFESVPRVFAALQQARDSVNAAANGFHCQLRIALSDGITPSRLPALLALCRQEEPEVEVRFFEVPLSQQIKGLCGELYDLGFAQSDEVGEGIIAVPVWSDPLMVAVPARHPLLSHKQIPLEELLRYPLVLCDAVACEGHARQVERVLRRVDIEPLIAERVTSSDLMMVLVSAGLALGLTGGAHITASREQGVVARPLTGGSPMLTTYLLRPASEPSEILTRFMERVHSIKSPDAKSRR, from the coding sequence ATGGAAATTCGGCATCTGCGCTACTTTCTAGCGGTGGCAGAGGAACTGCACTTTGCCCGAGCCGCAGAGCGCCTCCACATCGAGACATCGCCGCTGTCGCGCGCCATCAAAGAGCTTGAAGAGGAGTTGGGCGTAGCGCTATTTGCGAGAACCACTCGGAGCACCCGCTTGACTCGTGCAGGCAGACTCTTCTTTGAGAGCGTACCCCGTGTCTTCGCAGCTTTGCAGCAGGCGCGCGACAGTGTGAACGCCGCAGCCAATGGCTTTCATTGCCAGCTCCGTATTGCATTGTCTGATGGAATCACGCCATCGCGCCTGCCTGCGTTGTTGGCGCTCTGCCGGCAGGAAGAGCCGGAAGTGGAAGTTCGCTTCTTCGAAGTGCCTTTGTCACAGCAAATCAAGGGATTGTGTGGCGAACTGTACGATCTCGGCTTCGCTCAATCGGATGAAGTCGGCGAAGGCATCATCGCCGTGCCGGTGTGGAGTGACCCTCTGATGGTAGCTGTGCCCGCACGGCACCCCTTGCTATCCCACAAACAGATTCCCCTGGAAGAGCTGTTGCGGTATCCGCTGGTGCTCTGCGACGCGGTGGCGTGTGAGGGCCATGCTCGGCAAGTTGAACGGGTGCTACGTCGCGTGGACATTGAGCCTCTAATTGCCGAACGCGTGACTTCCAGCGATCTAATGATGGTCCTGGTTTCGGCGGGACTTGCACTAGGCCTCACAGGAGGTGCGCATATTACTGCCAGCAGGGAACAGGGTGTGGTCGCACGGCCGCTGACTGGAGGTTCGCCCATGCTCACGACCTATCTGCTACGACCGGCCAGCGAGCCGTCAGAAATACTGACTCGCTTCATGGAACGCGTTCATTCGATCAAATCTCCAGACGCCAAAAGTCGGCGGTAA
- a CDS encoding efflux transporter outer membrane subunit has product MSQILERYRLMAMISPLMLLAACSHAPHSADPPRLDVPAHFSNEEGGEGILDKSSRRTLPVDWWTAYGDPQLNVLVRAALERNTELSIARARVDEASAATRRARASLLPSLSAGTQATRGRDYSENVAIGNDGRATLSASWEADLSGRLSQAAEGARLDAVAAEQAWVATRWQVAFETVSAAVQQRQASELEALATARLASAERLVLLTQRKFEAGQATGFDIERTRSGVVALRVEQEQLRRARGEATHALDVLAGQTPGASAASPTLASLAAPNWTPTRIPADLLSERPDVRAAEAKFAAETARWNAAEGERFPKLVLDLSGGRQRVESAGTRITGNIFSLGAGVSLPIFDGGAIRAGIETGEARSRAARAEFERTLLSALQDVENAYLGWHTQHAALEHQTEGVAVAERQLDRSRRLFEAGQVDATVVAEAEAGVMSAQASLIRTRAETAVQWGVLAKALSGPPV; this is encoded by the coding sequence ATGTCTCAAATTCTTGAACGCTATCGCCTCATGGCCATGATTTCGCCGCTAATGCTTCTTGCGGCTTGCAGCCATGCTCCGCACTCTGCCGATCCGCCTCGCCTGGATGTACCGGCCCATTTCTCAAATGAAGAGGGAGGTGAAGGCATCCTGGACAAATCATCCCGCCGTACTCTTCCCGTCGACTGGTGGACGGCCTACGGCGATCCACAGCTCAATGTCCTAGTCCGGGCGGCGCTGGAGCGCAACACCGAACTGTCGATTGCGCGCGCGCGCGTCGACGAGGCCTCGGCCGCCACGCGGCGAGCACGGGCCTCCCTGCTCCCCTCGTTGTCCGCGGGCACGCAGGCAACTCGAGGACGCGACTATTCAGAGAACGTTGCGATCGGCAATGATGGCCGCGCCACGTTGTCTGCATCGTGGGAGGCAGACCTGTCGGGGCGGCTTTCGCAGGCAGCAGAAGGTGCGCGCCTGGATGCGGTGGCAGCCGAACAAGCGTGGGTTGCCACGCGTTGGCAGGTCGCGTTTGAAACAGTGTCGGCGGCTGTGCAGCAGCGCCAAGCCAGTGAACTCGAAGCGCTCGCCACGGCGCGGCTGGCATCCGCCGAGCGACTCGTCTTGCTGACACAACGGAAGTTCGAGGCCGGACAAGCTACCGGCTTCGACATCGAGCGAACCCGCTCCGGCGTCGTCGCACTGCGTGTGGAGCAAGAGCAACTTCGGCGTGCGCGCGGCGAGGCGACGCATGCACTTGATGTACTAGCGGGACAAACGCCCGGAGCGTCTGCAGCTTCTCCGACTCTTGCTTCACTCGCCGCCCCCAATTGGACACCGACACGCATACCTGCGGACCTGCTGAGTGAGCGGCCCGACGTGCGCGCCGCCGAAGCGAAGTTCGCAGCCGAAACCGCGCGCTGGAACGCAGCCGAAGGCGAACGCTTCCCTAAGCTGGTGTTGGACCTGAGCGGCGGACGGCAGCGCGTTGAGAGTGCGGGGACGCGCATTACCGGCAACATTTTTTCACTTGGGGCCGGGGTTTCGTTGCCGATCTTCGATGGTGGCGCGATCCGTGCCGGCATCGAGACCGGAGAGGCGCGCAGCCGAGCTGCGCGCGCGGAGTTCGAGCGCACTTTGTTGAGTGCATTGCAGGACGTAGAGAACGCATACCTCGGTTGGCATACGCAGCACGCCGCACTGGAGCATCAGACCGAGGGGGTCGCAGTCGCGGAGCGTCAGCTCGATCGCAGCCGCCGTCTGTTTGAGGCGGGACAAGTGGACGCCACGGTGGTGGCCGAGGCTGAGGCGGGGGTGATGTCAGCGCAGGCTTCGCTGATCCGCACGCGGGCCGAGACAGCCGTGCAATGGGGTGTGCTGGCAAAAGCACTATCCGGCCCACCTGTTTGA
- a CDS encoding TetR/AcrR family transcriptional regulator, whose amino-acid sequence MPPRAKTKLPPPSTAHSSTDAQPVLQQGAQLTRERILQAARELVLEEGASRLTLDAVVVRAGLSKGAFLYHFKTKRDLFVTLIDEMIRAFDAVQANHERRFAGDPDPWLSSQVEAIPDDEMQKMGAALLAAAAEDPTLLDPLREWYRVQYERVRRSPRGTETAALIMLALDGALFADLLGLPILAPAERRHFFRALQDLASGHLELIPAKGHP is encoded by the coding sequence ATGCCGCCTCGCGCGAAAACAAAGTTGCCCCCCCCGTCCACCGCCCATAGCAGCACCGATGCGCAGCCCGTTCTCCAGCAAGGAGCCCAGCTAACTCGCGAGCGCATCCTGCAGGCCGCTCGCGAACTGGTGCTGGAGGAAGGCGCCAGTCGTCTGACGCTGGACGCCGTCGTCGTGCGGGCCGGGTTGAGCAAAGGGGCGTTTCTCTATCATTTCAAGACCAAACGCGATTTGTTCGTGACACTGATCGACGAGATGATCCGGGCGTTCGACGCGGTACAAGCCAATCACGAGCGCAGGTTTGCCGGAGACCCGGACCCCTGGCTGTCGAGCCAGGTGGAAGCGATACCCGACGACGAGATGCAGAAGATGGGCGCAGCGCTGCTCGCGGCAGCTGCGGAAGATCCAACACTTCTCGACCCACTGCGCGAGTGGTATCGCGTGCAGTACGAACGCGTGCGTCGATCCCCGCGTGGCACCGAGACCGCGGCACTCATCATGCTGGCATTGGATGGCGCCCTGTTCGCCGATCTCCTGGGTCTGCCGATACTCGCACCCGCAGAGCGGCGGCATTTCTTTCGGGCGCTCCAGGATCTCGCCTCGGGCCATCTCGAACTGATCCCTGCGAAAGGACACCCATGA
- a CDS encoding LysR family transcriptional regulator, with translation MKDIKSMDLNLLKALDVLLDERNVTRAAARLGLTQPALSGMLARLRESFGDPLFARAQRGIVPTQRALDIGISVKQVLAEIDALLQPPSFDPATAQLTFSIAATDYALRAIAVPFLSALKQHAPRVRVSLVPVESGLLQNQLERGQIDLALLTPEITPPNLHARELFKEHYVCVLREDHPAAMGRKLTVKQFCALDHALVSYDGGGFRGVTDDALEQLGKQRSVTLSVKSFLILPDILRASDMVAILPSRLVAGMDKLAISLPPMKIPGFTKTAAWHERTHHDPAHRWIRALLFTSCANNK, from the coding sequence ATGAAAGATATCAAGAGCATGGATCTCAACTTACTCAAGGCGCTGGACGTATTGTTGGACGAACGCAACGTGACACGGGCGGCAGCACGTCTTGGACTAACCCAACCGGCCTTGAGCGGCATGCTTGCGCGGCTGCGTGAAAGCTTCGGCGACCCGCTGTTCGCGCGTGCGCAGCGGGGCATCGTTCCGACGCAGCGGGCGCTAGACATAGGGATATCTGTCAAACAGGTGCTAGCGGAAATCGACGCGCTGCTCCAGCCACCTTCTTTCGACCCGGCCACCGCACAACTGACCTTCTCCATCGCCGCGACGGACTATGCGCTGCGTGCCATTGCTGTCCCATTTCTATCGGCACTCAAACAGCACGCACCGCGCGTTCGAGTCTCATTAGTGCCAGTCGAGAGCGGACTGCTACAGAACCAGCTTGAGCGCGGTCAAATCGATCTAGCCCTCCTGACGCCAGAGATCACTCCGCCAAATCTGCATGCCCGAGAGCTATTCAAGGAGCACTACGTGTGTGTCCTGCGGGAAGACCATCCAGCGGCTATGGGGCGCAAGCTGACAGTTAAGCAGTTCTGTGCTCTCGACCATGCGCTTGTTTCCTACGATGGTGGAGGTTTCCGCGGCGTCACCGACGATGCGCTAGAACAGTTGGGCAAACAACGAAGCGTCACACTGTCGGTCAAGAGCTTTCTGATCTTGCCAGACATCCTGCGTGCCAGTGACATGGTCGCGATCTTGCCGAGCCGCTTGGTCGCCGGTATGGACAAGCTGGCTATCTCCCTGCCGCCGATGAAGATACCGGGGTTCACCAAGACGGCTGCTTGGCACGAACGCACCCATCACGATCCAGCACATCGCTGGATACGAGCACTGCTGTTCACTTCCTGTGCTAACAACAAGTAG
- a CDS encoding polyketide cyclase: protein MSKQQNAILWPEGYTPGFTENFASNEIIAAGLSAADVWPLLVTPSLWPSYYANSANVRFHGGKGPVLADGDRFYFETFGFPVEGQCNEYVAPADGQPGRVAWHGWSGEEGTDTRLDVHHAWLVENLDGGRVRILTQETQKGKPAEELHNAKPNPMINGHQDWLDSLVETARKAKQA, encoded by the coding sequence ATGAGCAAGCAACAGAACGCCATCCTCTGGCCCGAAGGCTACACGCCGGGCTTTACTGAGAATTTCGCCTCTAATGAGATCATCGCCGCCGGCTTGAGCGCGGCCGACGTATGGCCGCTACTCGTCACACCATCGCTGTGGCCAAGCTACTACGCCAACTCGGCTAACGTGCGCTTTCATGGCGGCAAAGGCCCGGTACTGGCCGACGGCGATCGATTTTATTTCGAGACCTTCGGCTTCCCGGTAGAGGGGCAGTGCAACGAGTACGTGGCACCTGCGGATGGGCAACCCGGCCGCGTGGCCTGGCACGGCTGGTCCGGCGAGGAAGGCACAGATACGCGCCTGGATGTGCATCACGCCTGGCTGGTCGAGAACCTGGACGGCGGGCGCGTGCGCATCCTCACGCAGGAAACGCAGAAGGGCAAGCCGGCCGAGGAGCTGCACAACGCCAAACCCAACCCGATGATCAACGGCCATCAGGACTGGCTCGACAGCTTGGTCGAGACAGCGCGCAAAGCCAAGCAGGCGTAA
- a CDS encoding multidrug efflux SMR transporter: MGWIYLVLAGLFEIGWPVGLKMAQEPTSRWSGVAVAVSFMTISGAFLWLAQRQIPIGTAYAVWTGIGAAGTFLVGIHFYGDPTSLMRYLGVALIILGVITLKLSS; this comes from the coding sequence ATGGGCTGGATCTATCTTGTTTTGGCTGGATTGTTTGAAATCGGATGGCCGGTCGGGCTGAAAATGGCGCAAGAGCCAACATCGCGTTGGAGTGGGGTCGCAGTAGCCGTCTCTTTCATGACAATTAGCGGCGCCTTCCTATGGCTTGCTCAGCGTCAGATACCGATTGGGACTGCTTATGCGGTGTGGACGGGTATCGGAGCGGCGGGAACGTTCTTAGTCGGAATTCATTTCTATGGCGACCCAACCTCCCTGATGCGATACCTTGGCGTGGCGCTGATCATCCTGGGCGTTATCACGCTCAAGTTATCGAGTTGA
- a CDS encoding efflux RND transporter periplasmic adaptor subunit → MKLAAAQSDLPHSSRIELTGSARATERSILGFETGGRIAKLNVDVGERFARGQVMAELDAEPDRLRVTQAQASLAAAEAGLMDRRVQTDQQRRLLESEVISPAAFESAKAQLAVAEGQARTAKAALGLAERAQRGTMIVAPFDGVVAEKLALAFTDIAAGAPVFQVDGVRSGTEIIANASTTQAPHIDVGQRAELFWSGAEQPIRAVVRRVGLRAENGSLLPVVLVPEDNAQARALRPGIPVQVVLDAPAATSKTSRPETVSVPYASLVLGTKPGEASVFVYTPADKKVHRRAVRFTPAQEGDSARVLAGLKPGETVVAAGGGWLTDGQPVTPLEATTQLTKR, encoded by the coding sequence GTGAAGCTCGCCGCCGCGCAGTCGGATCTTCCGCATAGCTCCCGCATCGAATTGACTGGCTCGGCGCGAGCAACCGAGCGCAGCATCCTAGGATTTGAAACAGGAGGACGGATCGCCAAGTTGAACGTCGACGTGGGTGAACGGTTCGCCCGCGGTCAAGTCATGGCAGAACTTGATGCGGAACCTGACCGGCTTCGCGTGACGCAAGCGCAAGCATCCCTGGCGGCCGCCGAAGCCGGCCTGATGGATCGACGTGTACAGACAGATCAACAGCGCCGGTTGCTCGAAAGCGAAGTCATCTCCCCTGCTGCGTTCGAGAGCGCCAAGGCGCAGCTAGCGGTCGCAGAGGGCCAAGCGCGCACTGCCAAGGCAGCGCTTGGCCTGGCCGAACGAGCACAACGTGGCACGATGATCGTCGCTCCTTTCGATGGTGTCGTGGCGGAAAAGCTGGCTTTGGCGTTCACCGACATTGCTGCTGGTGCGCCGGTATTTCAGGTCGACGGTGTGCGCAGTGGCACTGAGATCATCGCGAACGCGTCTACTACACAGGCACCTCACATAGATGTCGGCCAACGCGCAGAACTGTTCTGGAGCGGAGCCGAACAACCAATCCGAGCGGTGGTACGTCGTGTCGGTCTGCGCGCCGAAAATGGCTCGCTCCTACCCGTGGTGCTAGTGCCTGAAGATAACGCGCAAGCGCGCGCACTTCGGCCAGGTATTCCCGTACAGGTCGTGCTCGACGCACCTGCGGCGACCTCCAAGACCTCTCGGCCCGAGACTGTATCCGTCCCTTATGCCTCGCTGGTGCTCGGCACGAAGCCGGGTGAGGCTTCCGTCTTCGTCTACACCCCTGCAGATAAGAAGGTGCACCGTCGCGCGGTGCGCTTCACGCCGGCACAGGAAGGAGACAGCGCGCGCGTCCTCGCTGGACTTAAGCCCGGCGAGACGGTGGTTGCCGCCGGAGGCGGATGGCTCACCGATGGACAGCCAGTGACACCACTGGAAGCCACCACTCAATTGACCAAGCGCTAA
- a CDS encoding EexN family lipoprotein, which yields MKKIALILLSSTLAACSPSGKPDKGNLPTVDELALNPERLKKLRQQCKLDRPMLGDQLCNRVAEATRKRFYEDGDVPYTTPKEPPKF from the coding sequence ATGAAGAAGATTGCTCTCATATTGCTTTCCTCGACACTGGCAGCCTGCAGCCCATCCGGGAAACCAGATAAAGGCAACCTTCCGACGGTCGATGAATTAGCGCTCAATCCTGAGCGGCTGAAAAAGTTGCGCCAGCAATGCAAGTTGGATCGTCCTATGCTGGGCGACCAACTATGTAACCGGGTTGCCGAGGCTACGCGAAAGCGCTTTTACGAAGATGGCGATGTGCCCTACACCACACCTAAAGAGCCGCCGAAGTTCTAA
- a CDS encoding efflux RND transporter permease subunit gives MKITEMALRASRLTYFVALIIFVAGIATFLNFPSQEEPTVTVRDAMVTALNPGLPAERVEQLIARPIEERLRELAEVKRVTSTVRAGSAMIQVTIWDRYTDLAPIWQRVRAKVADSKDALPQGTMGPFVDEDFGRVAVASIAVTAPGYSMSEMRVALKQMRDRLYTVPGIERITFYGLQEERVYLEFDRPRLARLELTPQGVIDQLVKQNVVASGGQIVVGGINATLAVSGEVSDAPSLRAMPIALPRPQSSTAPMPTIALGELAQVSVRPADPPESAAIYKGQPAVVMAVSMASGQNVEQFGKALKARVADQEKLLPAGFDLSYVTFQADVVKHEMGKMNHVMMETIIVVLGVVVLFLGWRTGIIVGMIVPLTILSALIVMRAMNIELQNVSMGAIIIALGLLVDNGIVIAEDIERRLAGGEDRKHACLEAGRTLAIPLLTSSLVIVIVFSPFFFGQNATSEYLHNLVVVLALTLFASWLLCLTVTPLLCYHFAKPHHKQEHGDAYDTRFYRGYRRVLEWVLHHKAVYVASMIAALAIALYGFTTLPYDFMPKSDRLQFQIPVQLAPGTDSRETLARVKQISSWLGDKNINPEVSDHIGYVADGGPRFILSLNPPLPASNIAYFVVTLKPKSDIDAVLARTRSYFAHAHGDVRAEPKRFSLGATESGTAIYRVSGPDEEVLLEAASKIEAALRKLPGTINVKNDWDTRIGRIDVKVDQDRARRAGVTTEDIAGGLDVRYSGRSISVIRDGDTSVPIVLRSIVSERRSTADVGATLIYPSNGGPAVTLAQVADVSLASEPSVIQRRNLIRTITVQGQNTSYTAQEIVNRLVPSVAALDLPAGYSVELGGEIEEAAESNAALSTYMPLAFLAMLMLFVWQFNSFRKLGVILATIPFTLIGVVLALKLTGTPFSFMATFGVLALFGIIVNNAVLLLERIDQGLAEGLPRHEALVGAAIQRLRPIVMTKVTCISGLVPLMLFSGPLWTGMAIAMIGGLALGTLVTLGLIPLLYEVLFGIKRIGPWSLSAATAHGDRS, from the coding sequence ATGAAGATCACCGAGATGGCGCTGCGCGCCAGTCGACTTACCTACTTTGTAGCGCTTATCATTTTCGTCGCCGGCATCGCGACCTTCCTGAATTTTCCTTCTCAGGAGGAGCCGACTGTCACGGTCCGCGATGCGATGGTCACGGCGTTGAACCCGGGGCTGCCCGCCGAACGCGTTGAGCAACTCATTGCCCGGCCGATCGAGGAGCGCTTGCGCGAACTGGCAGAGGTCAAGCGCGTGACGAGCACCGTGCGCGCAGGCAGCGCCATGATCCAGGTCACGATCTGGGACCGCTACACCGACTTGGCACCGATCTGGCAGCGCGTCCGGGCCAAGGTCGCCGATTCGAAGGATGCCTTACCACAGGGCACGATGGGGCCTTTCGTCGACGAAGACTTCGGCCGCGTCGCGGTTGCCTCGATTGCGGTCACTGCACCAGGTTACTCCATGAGCGAGATGCGCGTCGCGCTCAAGCAGATGCGCGACCGCCTGTACACCGTGCCTGGTATTGAGCGCATCACTTTCTACGGCCTGCAGGAAGAGCGCGTCTATCTCGAGTTCGATCGGCCTAGGCTTGCGCGATTGGAGCTGACACCACAGGGGGTGATCGACCAACTCGTCAAACAGAACGTCGTCGCTTCGGGTGGACAAATTGTCGTCGGCGGCATCAATGCAACCTTGGCGGTCAGTGGCGAAGTGAGTGACGCTCCCTCCCTGCGAGCAATGCCGATCGCGCTGCCGCGACCGCAAAGTAGTACGGCGCCCATGCCGACGATCGCATTGGGTGAACTGGCGCAGGTGAGTGTGCGGCCAGCCGATCCGCCGGAGTCTGCCGCCATCTACAAAGGCCAGCCCGCGGTCGTCATGGCGGTTTCGATGGCCTCTGGTCAAAACGTGGAGCAGTTCGGAAAAGCGCTCAAAGCACGGGTTGCAGACCAGGAGAAGCTGCTGCCGGCGGGTTTCGATCTGTCATACGTCACTTTCCAGGCCGATGTCGTCAAGCACGAGATGGGCAAAATGAACCACGTCATGATGGAGACGATCATCGTCGTCCTCGGTGTCGTCGTGCTATTCCTCGGTTGGCGAACCGGGATCATCGTGGGCATGATCGTGCCGTTGACGATCCTCAGTGCACTCATCGTCATGCGCGCGATGAACATCGAGCTTCAGAACGTCTCGATGGGCGCCATCATCATTGCGCTCGGCTTGTTGGTGGACAACGGCATTGTGATTGCCGAAGACATCGAACGCCGCCTAGCCGGTGGCGAAGATCGTAAGCATGCCTGCCTCGAGGCGGGCCGCACGCTCGCCATTCCGCTGCTCACGTCCTCGCTCGTGATCGTGATCGTGTTCTCGCCGTTCTTTTTTGGCCAGAACGCCACGAGCGAGTATCTGCACAATCTCGTGGTCGTGCTGGCACTGACGTTGTTCGCATCGTGGCTGCTGTGCCTGACTGTCACGCCCCTGTTGTGCTACCACTTCGCCAAACCCCACCACAAGCAGGAGCATGGCGACGCGTATGACACCCGCTTCTACCGTGGCTACCGGCGCGTACTGGAGTGGGTTCTCCACCATAAGGCGGTCTATGTAGCGTCGATGATCGCGGCGCTTGCCATTGCGCTGTATGGCTTCACCACCCTGCCTTACGATTTCATGCCCAAGTCCGACCGGCTTCAGTTCCAGATTCCGGTGCAGCTCGCCCCAGGTACGGATTCGCGCGAAACGCTCGCACGCGTGAAGCAGATCAGTAGTTGGCTGGGCGACAAGAACATCAATCCAGAAGTCTCCGATCACATCGGCTACGTCGCCGATGGTGGACCTCGCTTCATCCTTAGCCTGAATCCACCGCTGCCGGCATCGAACATCGCGTACTTCGTTGTCACACTGAAGCCGAAGAGCGACATCGACGCTGTCCTCGCCCGAACCCGCAGCTACTTTGCGCACGCACATGGCGACGTGCGCGCCGAGCCCAAGCGCTTCTCGCTCGGTGCGACCGAATCAGGGACCGCCATCTATCGTGTCAGCGGTCCGGATGAGGAGGTATTGTTGGAGGCTGCGTCCAAAATCGAAGCAGCACTGCGCAAGCTGCCCGGAACCATCAACGTCAAGAACGATTGGGATACGCGCATTGGCCGCATCGACGTAAAGGTTGACCAGGACCGCGCGCGTCGGGCGGGCGTAACGACTGAAGACATCGCTGGCGGGCTGGATGTCCGCTACAGCGGCCGATCGATCTCGGTGATTCGCGACGGTGACACCTCCGTTCCGATCGTCCTGCGCAGCATCGTAAGCGAGCGTCGCAGCACGGCAGACGTAGGCGCGACGCTCATCTATCCCAGCAACGGCGGTCCGGCGGTGACGCTGGCCCAGGTCGCAGACGTATCGCTCGCGAGCGAGCCATCGGTCATCCAACGGCGCAATCTCATCCGCACGATCACCGTGCAAGGACAGAACACCTCCTACACCGCCCAGGAGATCGTCAACCGCCTGGTGCCTAGCGTCGCTGCCTTGGACCTGCCCGCGGGCTACTCGGTCGAACTTGGCGGCGAGATCGAGGAAGCTGCCGAATCGAACGCCGCGCTGTCGACCTACATGCCCCTCGCATTTCTGGCGATGCTGATGCTGTTCGTATGGCAGTTCAATTCCTTCCGCAAGCTCGGTGTGATCCTCGCGACGATCCCTTTCACGCTTATCGGCGTGGTATTGGCTCTGAAGCTAACCGGCACACCTTTCAGCTTCATGGCGACCTTCGGCGTACTGGCCTTGTTCGGGATCATTGTCAACAACGCCGTGCTGTTGCTGGAACGCATCGACCAGGGCTTAGCGGAAGGCCTGCCGCGCCATGAAGCCTTGGTTGGGGCCGCGATACAACGACTTCGTCCAATCGTGATGACCAAGGTCACCTGCATTTCGGGACTGGTGCCACTCATGCTCTTCTCCGGACCGTTATGGACAGGGATGGCGATCGCGATGATCGGTGGGCTGGCGCTCGGAACGCTGGTGACGTTGGGCTTGATTCCGTTGCTTTACGAAGTCCTGTTTGGAATCAAGCGAATTGGGCCGTGGAGCCTGAGTGCCGCCACCGCGCATGGAGATCGCTCATGA